The Urbifossiella limnaea nucleotide sequence GAGCGGGAAGTCCACGACCGCGAGCGGTAGCTGTCCGGCTACCGTCGCCGTGGTGACCGCGGCAGGCAGCGGGTCCAGGCTGGCGCTCGGCTGGACGCGGGACTCCAGAGCTTCGACGGCGAGCCGGCGGCGGACGGGGGGGACGTGGGTCATGCCTCGAATCGGGGCGGGTGGCTTAACCCATAGCACGCCCTTCGCCCGATGCGGCAATCGCGAGCGGTTTCGGCCGAATCGGCCGCGGATTCAGGCCGGGGCCGAATTCGGCCGCCGCCGGAATCGCCGCGCCCGGCGCCCGCTTGAACCCGCGCCGGCGTGACCTACGCTTGGGTGACCGGTCCGCCCTCCGGCCGCGGGGTCTCGCGCCCATGAAGGTGCTCATCGCCGACGACAACCACTTCTACCGCTGCGCGCTGGAAGCGACGCTCCGGGAGTGGGGGTACGAGGTGACCGCGGTCGCCGACGGCGAGGCGGCGTGGGCCGTGCTCGAGTCGGACGCCGCCCCCCGCATCGCCGTCCTCGACTGGATGATGCCGAAGGCCGACGGCGTGGAGGTTTGCCGCCGGCTCCGCGCGATGCCGCGGCCCGAGCCGACGTACGTCATCATCCTCACCTCACGCGACGGCAAGGCGAGCGCCGCCGAGGCGCTCGAGGGCGGGGCCGACGACTACGTCACGAAGCCGTTCGACCGCGGCGAGCTGGCCGCCCGGCTGCGTGTCGGCCGGCGGATCGTCACCCTGCAAACGAGCGAGACGGTGGTTTACTCGTTCGCCCGCGCCGTAGACGGCAAGAGCCCGTTCACCCGCGGCCACTCCGAGCGCGTGAAGGGGTACGCCCTGGCGCTCGCGTCCCGGCTCGGGCTGTCGGGCGCGGACCAGGAGTTGCTGCGCCGCGGTGCCATCCTCCACGACATCGGCAAGATCGCTGTACCCGACGCCATCCTCAACAAGGCCGGCCCGCTGACGCCGGACGAAATGGCCGTCATCCGCGAGCACCCGGTGCAGGGCGTGCGGATGATCGAGCCGATCGAGTCGGTCCGCGACGTGATCCCGCTCGTCCGCTGGCACCACGAGCGGGTGGACGGCACCGGCTACCCCGACGGCCTTGCCGGCGAGAAGATTCCGCTGCTGGTGCGGGTGCTGGCCGTGGCCGACGTGTACGACGCGCTGAGCAGCGACCGGCCGTACCGCGCGTCGCTGCCGACGGACGTGAGCCTCTCCATCCTGCGGAAGGACGCGGTCGGCGGCGGGCTCGACCCGGAGT carries:
- a CDS encoding HD-GYP domain-containing protein, which translates into the protein MKVLIADDNHFYRCALEATLREWGYEVTAVADGEAAWAVLESDAAPRIAVLDWMMPKADGVEVCRRLRAMPRPEPTYVIILTSRDGKASAAEALEGGADDYVTKPFDRGELAARLRVGRRIVTLQTSETVVYSFARAVDGKSPFTRGHSERVKGYALALASRLGLSGADQELLRRGAILHDIGKIAVPDAILNKAGPLTPDEMAVIREHPVQGVRMIEPIESVRDVIPLVRWHHERVDGTGYPDGLAGEKIPLLVRVLAVADVYDALSSDRPYRASLPTDVSLSILRKDAVGGGLDPELVEEFCALPMHRLNTIGVGAVMQPHERTPGTMRMKAAPV